The Plasmodium sp. gorilla clade G2 genome assembly, chromosome: 6 genome has a segment encoding these proteins:
- a CDS encoding T-complex protein 1 subunit zeta produces the protein MSIHLLNKKADSLRSTNVLMTNMNASKGMYEIIKSNLGPKGSYKMLVSSSGAIKITKDGNVLLNEMMIQHPTASMLSRICSSIDETLGDGSSSNLIVATSLIYLSEKYILYENIHPRIITQGFDIAKSILIELLDSMKIPVNIDENFDKELLYNVCKTCIRTKLPISLADKLADDLVESVRIIYKPMKQIDLHMIEIMDIKRNMSINTKLVRGMVLDHGCRHPNMPNKLTKCFILVLNVSLEYEKSEVFSSFVYSNAEDRDKLVESERKFTDDKVKKIIELKKTLVEKKFKETNEIYNFAVFNQKGIDPISLDLLAKENIMALRRIKRRNLERIVLCCGGNPCNNVYDLTEEDVGYAGLVYEISINDEKYTFIEEVQNPKSCTIFIQAPNDYTIKQIKDAIRDGLRSIKNVIDDKCVLSGAGSFEIMAYCKLKDEEKKIKGKQKFALDIYANSLLNIPKVLLENSGLDIHQTLFNVIDKYNEDRSEPLGLDLDTGEPIIAHLKGIYDNYCVKKEILSIATAISQQILLVDEIIRAGKSMGEEK, from the exons ATGTCCATACACCTGTTAAACAAGAAGGCCGATAGCTTGCGTTCGACAAATGTGCTAATGACAAATATGAACGCTAGTAAAGGGAtgtatgaaataataaaaagtaatTTAGGACCTAAAGGAAGTTATAAAATGTTAGTTAGTAGTTCAGGTGCTATAAAGATAACAAAAGATGGtaatgttttattaaatgagATGATGATTCAACATCCTACAGCGAGTATGTTAAGTAGAATATGTTCAAGTATTGATGAGACTTTAGGTGATGGTTCTAGTAGTAATTTAATAGTTGCTActtctttaatatatttatctgagaaatatattttgtatgaaAATATTCATCCTCGTATTATTACTCAAGGATTTGATATAGCTAAATCTATATTAATAGAATTATTAGATAGTATGAAAATACCTGTAAATATTGATGAAAATTTTGATAAAGaacttttatataatgtatgtAAAACATGCATTCGAACAAAATTACCTATAAGCTTAGCTGATAAATTAGCTGATGATCTTGTTGAAAGTGtaagaattatttataaaccTATGAAACAAATTGATTTACATATGATTGAAATTATGGATATCAAAAGAAATATGAGTATTAATACTAAACTTGTTAGAGGTATGGTCTTAGATCATGGATGTCGTCATCCTAATATGCCAAATAAATTAacaaaatgttttattttagtTTTAAATGTTAGCTtagaatatgaaaaaagtGAAGTGTTCTCATCTTTTGTTTATTCTAATGCAGAAGATAGAGATAAACTTGTTGAATCAGAAAGGAAATTTACAGATgataaagtaaaaaaaattatcgaattaaaaaaaacacttgttgaaaaaaaattcaaagaaacaaatgaaatatataattttgctGTATTTAATCAAAAAGGTATAGATCCTATAAGCCTAGATCTATTAgctaaagaaaatattatggCATTAAGACGTATCAAAAGAAGAAATCTAGAAAGAATTGTTTTATGTTGTGGTGGTAACCCATGTAACAATGTATACGATTTAACTGAAGAAGATGTTGGATATGCTGGATTAGTATATGAAATTTctataaatgatgaaaaatatacatttattgaAGAAGTTCAAAATCCTAAAAGCTGTACTATCTTTATACAAGCACCTAATGATTATACtattaaacaaattaaaGATGCTATAAGAGATGGACTCAGAAGTATTAAAAATGTTATCGATGATAAATGTGTTCTATCAGGAGCAGGATCATTTGAAATTATGGCATATTGtaaattaaaagatgaagaaaaaaaaattaaaggaaAACAAAAATTTGCACTAGATATTTATGCTAATAGTTTGTTGAATATTCCAAAAGTATTATTAGAAAATAGTGGATTGGATATTCATCAAACATTATTTAATGTTATTGATAAGTATAATGAGGATCGTTCAGAACCTTTGGGTTTGGACTTGGATACAGGAGAGCCAATCATAGCTCACTTAAAAg gtATCTATGACAATTATTGTGTCAAAAAAGAAATTCTTTCCATTGCTACAGCCATATCTCAACAAATTCTTTTGGTTGATGAAATTATAAGAGCAGGGAAATCAATGGGAGAGGagaaataa
- a CDS encoding ornithine aminotransferase, with protein sequence MDFVKDLKSSQDYMNNELTYGAHNYDPIPVVLKRGKGVFVYDIEDRRYYDFLSAYSSVNQGHCHPDILNAMINQAKKLTICSRAFFSDSLGVCERYLTTLFGYDKVLMMNTGAEASETAYKLCRKWGYEVKKIPENEAKLIVCNNNFSGRTLGCVSASTDKKCKNNFGPFVPNFLKVPYDDLEALEKELQDPNVCAFIVEPVQGEAGVIVPSDNYFPGVAALCKKYNVLFVADEVQTGLGRTGKLLCTHHYGVKPDVILLGKALSGGHYPISAILANDDVMLVLKPGEHGSTYGGNPLAAAICVEALKVLINEKLCENADKLGAPFLENLKQLLKDSKVVREVRGKGLLCAIEFKHDLVNVWDVCLKFKENGLITRSVHDKTVRLTPPLCITKEQLDECTEIIVKTVKFFDDNL encoded by the coding sequence atgGATTTCGTTAAAGACTTAAAAAGTAGCCAAGATTACATGAACAACGAATTAACCTATGGAGCTCACAACTATGACCCAATTCCAGTTGTTTTAAAGAGAGGTAAGGGTGTTTTCGTTTACGATATTGAAGATAGAAGATATTATGACTTTTTATCTGCTTACTCATCAGTTAACCAAGGTCACTGCCACccagatatattaaatgctATGATCAACCAAGCCAAAAAATTAACCATTTGCAGTAGAGCATTTTTCAGTGACTCATTAGGAGTATGTGAAAGATACCTTACTACTTTATTTGGTTATGACAAAGTGTTAATGATGAACACTGGTGCTGAAGCTAGTGAAACCGCTTACAAATTATGTAGAAAATGGGGTTATGAAGTAAAAAAAATCCCAGAAAACGAAGCAAAACTTATTGTATGTAACAATAACTTTTCTGGAAGAACTTTAGGATGTGTATCAGCTTCCACTGATAAGAAATGCAAAAACAACTTTGGTCCATTCGTACCAAATTTCCTTAAAGTTCCATATGATGATTTAGAAGCTTTAGAAAAGGAATTACAAGACCCAAATGTCTGTGCCTTCATTGTTGAACCAGTACAAGGAGAAGCTGGTGTTATAGTACCATCAGATAATTATTTCCCAGGTGTAGCTGCCTTATGTAAGAAATACAATGTATTATTTGTAGCTGATGAAGTACAAACAGGATTAGGAAGAACTggaaaattattatgtacTCACCACTATGGAGTAAAACCAGATGTCATCCTCTTAGGTAAAGCTCTTTCTGGAGGTCACTACCCAATATCAGCTATATTAGCAAATGATGATGTTATGCTTGTATTGAAACCAGGAGAACACGGTTCAACCTATGGTGGTAACCCATTAGCTGCTGCTATCTGTGTTGAAGCTTTAAAAGTTTTAATAAACGAAAAATTATGTGAAAATGCTGATAAATTAGGAGCTCCATTCTTAGAAAATCTTAAACAATTATTAAAAGACAGCAAAGTTGTTCGTGAAGTAAGAGGAAAAGGTTTATTATGTGCCATTGAATTCAAACACGATCTTGTTAACGTATGGGATGTCTGCTTGAAATTTAAAGAAAACGGACTTATCACCAGATCTGTTCATGACAAAACTGTTCGTTTAACACCACCCTTATGTATAACCAAGGAACAATTAGATGAATGTACTGAAATCATTGTAAAAACTGTTAAATTTTTTGATGACAATTTATAA